A section of the Rossellomorea marisflavi genome encodes:
- a CDS encoding DEAD/DEAH box helicase, translated as MLKLSSVKINVEPSEYGERFVLTAQNENGEWIHPVEWKSQLFLWHEESYYGTLIEEDGMSVSAGHWDFLTLLAGERFSSLVSWDWNESGQAYLAVAPILLGAIEAGKWLPRFDEWQEQGLQFHVPDEVWDNFNSEFWDETLPDGRNVKELTDGWFQTSLQDAMNAGGSGAMKRIRKLKESTLTPEELSAYFDEQRWSEWVSGEDQDLPFTIGLRITEPLDEEDTWQLETILRDKKRTSRVISLLEDTVPATWKPHLKEVSAEQERWGNMLPILKDEDGKLRTSLGEHDAWDFLSILSEKLIDLNIEILLPSWWEAMKDAQVLVKAKLKNTDTTYRPSFVGLNAMLDFDWRLSMNGVNLSEEDFNQLVEDQRRLVKIRGQWMKLDPAMIRRIQQMMTKAKEEGISIQDMLEQELVPDDGEGGMTEEGEDEDGTKYARIQLELNRSMKKMIHQLTNVSTIPITPTPDDFIGELRPYQELGMSWMLFLRKFGFGACLADDMGLGKTVQLITYLLHVKEHEKADFPALIIAPTSVLGNWQRELEKFAPSLNVRLHYGQVRAKGEEFQKAIEGVDVLLTSYGLSHLDFEELSEVTWSSISLDEAQNIKNSNTKQSRAIRKLKGNHHIALTGTPMENRLSELWAIFDFLNQGYLGGFTYYQKHYIAPIEKDEDEERVKALQAKIKPFLLRRTKKDPEVELNLPEKLEQKEYCALTAEQAALYEQLVKDTLAKVETLSGFERKGLILQMLNQLKQLCNHPALYLKEPDPKSILSRSEKMQKLRSIVETALDSGEACLIFTQYISMGEMIQDMMKEEFNVDAPFLNGSMAKAKRDELVDRFQNGEFPIFLLSLKAGGTGLNLTAANHVVHYDRWWNPAVENQATDRAYRIGQKRFVHVHKLVASGTLEEKIDAMLTKKQALNDEIIRSDQWVTELSDQDLQSLLVLE; from the coding sequence ATGCTTAAATTGTCTTCCGTCAAGATTAATGTTGAACCATCTGAATATGGCGAACGCTTTGTGCTGACCGCACAGAATGAAAACGGGGAATGGATTCACCCGGTTGAATGGAAGAGCCAGCTTTTCCTCTGGCATGAAGAGAGCTACTACGGGACCCTCATCGAAGAAGATGGGATGAGTGTATCTGCAGGGCACTGGGATTTCCTCACCTTATTGGCAGGTGAACGATTCAGCTCCCTTGTAAGCTGGGACTGGAATGAATCCGGGCAAGCCTATCTTGCTGTCGCACCGATCCTCCTCGGAGCAATCGAAGCGGGAAAATGGCTTCCCCGCTTCGATGAATGGCAGGAGCAGGGGCTCCAGTTCCACGTTCCCGATGAAGTCTGGGATAATTTCAACAGCGAATTCTGGGACGAAACCCTACCAGATGGCAGGAACGTGAAGGAACTGACGGATGGGTGGTTCCAAACCTCCCTACAGGACGCCATGAACGCCGGAGGGTCGGGTGCCATGAAGCGGATCCGTAAGCTGAAGGAAAGCACCCTGACGCCTGAAGAGCTTTCCGCCTATTTCGACGAGCAACGCTGGAGCGAGTGGGTCAGCGGCGAAGACCAGGATCTCCCCTTCACCATCGGCCTCCGCATCACAGAGCCACTGGATGAAGAAGACACATGGCAGCTCGAAACGATTCTACGGGACAAAAAGCGGACCAGCCGCGTGATTTCCCTGTTAGAGGATACGGTACCCGCCACTTGGAAGCCTCATCTGAAGGAAGTCAGCGCCGAACAGGAGCGCTGGGGGAATATGCTCCCGATCCTGAAGGATGAAGACGGGAAGCTCCGCACGAGCCTCGGTGAACACGATGCCTGGGACTTCCTTTCGATCCTCAGTGAGAAGCTCATCGATCTGAATATCGAGATCCTCCTTCCGTCCTGGTGGGAAGCGATGAAGGATGCACAGGTACTCGTGAAAGCAAAATTGAAGAATACCGATACGACCTACCGTCCGTCCTTCGTGGGACTGAATGCCATGCTCGACTTCGACTGGCGTCTGTCCATGAACGGGGTCAATCTGTCTGAAGAGGATTTCAACCAGCTCGTGGAAGACCAGCGCCGCCTCGTCAAGATTCGCGGACAGTGGATGAAGCTCGATCCCGCCATGATCAGGCGCATCCAGCAGATGATGACCAAAGCAAAGGAAGAAGGAATCTCGATTCAGGATATGCTCGAGCAGGAGCTTGTCCCTGATGACGGGGAAGGCGGCATGACCGAAGAAGGGGAAGATGAAGACGGGACAAAGTATGCCCGCATCCAGCTTGAACTGAACCGTTCCATGAAGAAGATGATCCATCAGCTGACGAACGTATCCACCATCCCGATCACGCCTACGCCCGATGACTTCATCGGTGAGCTCCGGCCTTACCAGGAGCTCGGGATGAGCTGGATGCTATTCCTGAGGAAGTTCGGGTTCGGTGCCTGTCTTGCCGACGATATGGGACTCGGAAAGACCGTACAGCTCATCACCTATCTCCTTCATGTGAAGGAGCATGAAAAGGCAGATTTCCCTGCCTTGATCATTGCGCCAACATCGGTCCTTGGGAACTGGCAGCGCGAACTGGAGAAATTCGCCCCATCCTTGAATGTACGACTCCATTACGGGCAAGTCCGGGCAAAAGGCGAAGAGTTTCAAAAGGCCATCGAAGGAGTCGATGTGCTCCTCACCTCGTACGGATTGTCCCATCTGGATTTCGAGGAGCTGTCAGAGGTGACCTGGAGCTCCATCTCACTGGATGAAGCCCAGAACATCAAGAACTCCAACACGAAACAATCCCGTGCCATCCGGAAGCTTAAAGGGAATCATCATATCGCCCTGACCGGCACGCCGATGGAGAACCGCCTGTCGGAGCTGTGGGCGATCTTCGACTTCCTCAATCAGGGGTATCTTGGTGGATTCACCTATTATCAGAAGCACTATATTGCACCGATTGAAAAGGATGAAGACGAAGAAAGGGTCAAAGCCCTGCAAGCCAAGATCAAACCGTTCCTCCTGAGACGGACGAAGAAGGATCCAGAGGTCGAGCTCAATCTCCCTGAAAAGCTCGAGCAGAAGGAATACTGCGCCCTCACGGCTGAGCAGGCGGCCCTATATGAGCAGCTCGTCAAGGATACCCTGGCCAAAGTCGAAACCCTGAGCGGCTTCGAGCGCAAAGGATTGATCCTGCAGATGCTCAATCAGCTCAAGCAATTGTGCAACCACCCTGCCCTCTATCTGAAGGAGCCGGATCCCAAGTCGATCCTGAGCCGTTCGGAGAAGATGCAGAAGTTGAGGAGCATCGTGGAAACGGCACTCGATTCAGGAGAAGCATGCCTTATCTTCACCCAGTATATCTCCATGGGGGAAATGATTCAGGACATGATGAAAGAAGAATTTAATGTCGACGCGCCTTTCCTTAACGGCAGCATGGCGAAAGCCAAACGGGACGAACTCGTCGATCGCTTCCAGAACGGGGAATTTCCCATCTTCCTTCTCTCGTTGAAAGCAGGAGGCACCGGGTTGAACCTGACCGCCGCCAACCATGTGGTCCATTATGACCGCTGGTGGAACCCGGCAGTCGAGAATCAGGCGACAGACAGGGCTTACCGGATCGGGCAAAAACGATTCGTCCACGTCCACAAGCTCGTCGCTTCCGGAACCCTCGAAGAAAAGATCGATGCCATGCTTACGAAAAAGCAAGCGCTCAACGATGAAATCATCCGCAGCGACCAGTGGGTCACGGAGCTATCCGACCAGGATCTCCAATCCCTACTCGTATTGGAATAA
- a CDS encoding single-stranded DNA-binding protein: MINQVTLVGRLTKDPESRKTLEGKSVLNVTVAVNRQFKNQQGQIDTDFVLCTLWNRAADNTEKYCRKGSVIGVTGRIQTRSYENETGKRTYVTEVVAENVRFLDSKPPEETRKEAIEIPF, from the coding sequence GTGATCAATCAAGTGACGCTTGTTGGCAGGCTGACGAAGGACCCCGAGTCCAGGAAAACCCTTGAAGGAAAATCGGTCCTCAATGTGACTGTGGCCGTGAACCGGCAATTCAAGAATCAGCAGGGGCAGATCGATACGGATTTTGTCCTCTGCACGCTGTGGAACAGGGCGGCGGATAACACGGAAAAATACTGCCGGAAGGGGTCCGTCATCGGAGTGACTGGAAGGATCCAGACGAGATCCTACGAAAATGAAACGGGAAAGCGCACGTATGTGACGGAAGTGGTAGCCGAGAACGTCCGTTTCCTCGACAGCAAGCCTCCCGAAGAAACGAGGAAGGAAGCGATCGAGATCCCATTTTGA
- a CDS encoding YwpF-like family protein, with amino-acid sequence MKTFKVVSLQVVQNDELVDVDIVDGLIINKEDGKKTWLVETLLTNDHIEFFQEAQQKSEDLEIQVVISHKGNDPAAFMTSIRCIKELGANISIMFEGKLKKQKNEYAELLLDDLIQKGMSGEELLQAFRDKMVEKPRIPANSKAGT; translated from the coding sequence ATGAAAACATTCAAGGTGGTTTCACTGCAGGTAGTTCAAAACGACGAACTCGTGGATGTTGATATCGTGGATGGACTGATCATCAATAAAGAAGATGGCAAGAAGACATGGCTCGTAGAAACCCTCCTGACCAATGATCATATTGAATTCTTCCAAGAGGCCCAGCAAAAAAGCGAGGACCTTGAGATCCAGGTGGTGATCTCCCACAAAGGGAACGATCCTGCCGCCTTCATGACGTCGATCCGATGCATCAAAGAGCTCGGTGCAAATATCAGCATCATGTTTGAAGGAAAGCTGAAAAAGCAGAAGAATGAATACGCCGAACTCCTGTTGGACGACTTGATTCAAAAAGGGATGTCTGGGGAAGAACTGTTGCAGGCATTCAGAGATAAAATGGTGGAAAAACCGAGGATTCCTGCCAACTCAAAGGCCGGTACTTGA
- a CDS encoding helix-turn-helix domain-containing protein, which yields MIGERVKKYRTEKKMSMTELADRAGVAKSYLSSIERNLQQNPSVQFLEKVSAALGISMDALLHDAPEETPLDYEWMKITEEAMDSGITKDQFREFIEFNKWKLGQK from the coding sequence TTGATCGGAGAACGAGTAAAGAAATACCGTACGGAAAAAAAGATGTCCATGACGGAGCTGGCTGACCGGGCAGGCGTCGCCAAGTCCTATCTAAGCTCCATTGAGCGAAACCTTCAACAGAATCCGTCCGTTCAATTCCTTGAAAAAGTATCGGCAGCACTAGGAATTTCCATGGATGCCCTTCTCCATGATGCTCCGGAAGAAACACCACTGGACTATGAATGGATGAAAATCACCGAAGAAGCCATGGATTCCGGTATCACCAAAGATCAATTTCGGGAATTCATCGAATTCAATAAATGGAAGCTTGGACAAAAATAA
- a CDS encoding anti-repressor SinI family protein has product MGNRELDQEWVELMKEAKTAGITLREVKEFLEEPQTDRSHKKYESIGSVL; this is encoded by the coding sequence ATGGGCAATCGTGAATTGGATCAAGAATGGGTAGAGTTGATGAAAGAGGCAAAAACAGCCGGGATAACGCTGAGGGAGGTCAAGGAATTTCTTGAAGAACCACAAACAGATCGTTCGCATAAAAAGTATGAGAGCATCGGATCAGTCCTCTGA
- a CDS encoding LPXTG cell wall anchor domain-containing protein gives MMKHRMLFYILFPLLFGFFTLSTAHGEGPGMTIEPSGSYLFDIKNAKPGDWVERSLTVHNEGDEDLAYTLTVRNLSETDILYNELDMTLLHGNTILFDGKLKDASSFKARELAKGSGDELLLIVKMPYELGNEFQGTVARFEIQVQASSLFAPDKGVKDVEGTNGGQVIPAGGGPSPTGFLPNTGTDLYRWLLIGGLLMTTGIIVLACNVLMKRKSESAG, from the coding sequence ATGATGAAGCATCGGATGCTCTTTTATATTCTTTTTCCTCTCCTGTTCGGTTTCTTTACTCTCTCGACGGCTCATGGGGAAGGTCCAGGGATGACGATTGAGCCTAGCGGATCCTATCTGTTCGATATCAAGAATGCCAAACCTGGAGATTGGGTAGAACGCTCGCTTACCGTCCATAACGAAGGCGATGAAGACCTTGCTTACACTCTTACTGTGAGAAATCTATCGGAGACGGATATTCTATACAACGAATTGGATATGACGCTGCTTCATGGCAACACCATCCTGTTCGATGGGAAATTGAAGGATGCATCTTCCTTCAAAGCAAGGGAGCTTGCGAAGGGCTCAGGAGATGAACTGCTCCTCATCGTTAAAATGCCCTATGAGCTTGGCAACGAGTTCCAGGGAACCGTGGCACGATTCGAGATCCAGGTTCAGGCCTCCTCCTTATTCGCTCCTGACAAGGGAGTGAAGGATGTTGAGGGAACGAACGGTGGGCAGGTGATCCCTGCGGGAGGCGGCCCCTCACCGACAGGTTTCCTGCCGAACACGGGAACGGATCTTTATCGATGGCTGTTGATCGGCGGCCTCCTTATGACGACGGGGATCATCGTCCTGGCATGTAACGTCCTGATGAAACGAAAATCTGAAAGTGCGGGGTGA
- a CDS encoding helix-turn-helix domain-containing protein, giving the protein MLGSRLKEIREKKNITINELSQRSSVSKSYISSIERGLQQNPSLEIMQKLSRALDVSLDAILLEGDEELEEWIASLKQAIEGGLTKKDFFGFLQGWL; this is encoded by the coding sequence ATGCTAGGAAGCAGATTAAAGGAAATTCGTGAAAAGAAAAACATAACCATCAATGAACTATCCCAGCGATCATCGGTTTCCAAATCATATATCAGTTCAATCGAGAGGGGCTTGCAGCAAAACCCTTCCTTGGAAATTATGCAGAAGCTGAGCCGTGCCCTCGACGTTTCGTTGGATGCAATACTTTTGGAAGGAGATGAGGAGCTCGAAGAGTGGATCGCCTCGCTCAAGCAGGCGATTGAAGGCGGACTTACAAAGAAGGATTTCTTTGGGTTTCTCCAAGGATGGCTATGA
- a CDS encoding class D sortase translates to MNKWISVIGILLICTGLVYVGASLFGIQEQKHARDESMVSAQKAISAGAGTPSEDRENGEAIGILRIPALDREVPIVTGADEDDLEKGVGHVPSTALPGEGERIFLAGHRDTVFTRMGELKPGDVLEIRLAEGTFTYRITGSVIVDQDDLSVMEPAGEEMLTLSTCYPFEYLSSTDQRYIIHARPVH, encoded by the coding sequence ATGAATAAATGGATCTCAGTCATTGGGATTTTACTGATTTGTACAGGTCTTGTGTATGTGGGTGCCTCCCTCTTCGGCATTCAGGAGCAGAAGCACGCTCGTGATGAATCAATGGTTTCCGCCCAAAAGGCCATCAGTGCGGGTGCCGGGACTCCCTCAGAGGATCGGGAGAACGGGGAAGCTATCGGGATTCTGCGCATCCCGGCTCTTGACAGGGAGGTACCCATCGTGACGGGGGCTGATGAGGATGATTTGGAGAAGGGGGTCGGTCATGTGCCCTCTACTGCACTTCCAGGGGAAGGAGAACGGATTTTCCTTGCAGGCCACCGTGATACAGTATTCACACGGATGGGTGAACTGAAGCCGGGAGATGTACTGGAGATCCGCCTAGCTGAAGGGACGTTCACCTATCGGATCACAGGCAGTGTGATCGTGGATCAGGACGATCTGTCAGTGATGGAGCCAGCGGGGGAAGAGATGCTGACATTATCAACCTGTTATCCCTTCGAGTACCTCTCCAGTACCGATCAGCGCTACATCATCCATGCGCGCCCCGTCCATTGA
- the fabZ gene encoding 3-hydroxyacyl-ACP dehydratase FabZ, whose product MLDINEIKDIIPHRYPFLLVDRILEVEEGKSAIGIKNVTANEEFFNGHFPDYPVMPGVLIVEALAQVGAVAMLKKEENRGRLAFFTGIDKCRFKRQVKPGDQLRLEVEMVRFKGAIGKGKGVATVDGEVACELEMMFALGEKSE is encoded by the coding sequence ATGTTAGATATCAATGAAATCAAAGACATCATCCCGCATCGCTATCCTTTTCTTCTTGTGGATCGCATCCTCGAAGTAGAAGAAGGGAAAAGCGCGATCGGCATCAAGAACGTCACAGCCAATGAAGAATTCTTCAACGGTCACTTCCCGGACTACCCGGTCATGCCGGGCGTGCTCATCGTCGAGGCCCTTGCTCAGGTAGGAGCTGTTGCTATGCTGAAGAAGGAAGAAAACAGAGGAAGACTTGCTTTCTTTACCGGAATTGATAAGTGCCGCTTCAAGCGTCAGGTGAAACCAGGGGATCAGCTCAGACTTGAAGTCGAAATGGTCCGCTTCAAAGGTGCCATCGGAAAAGGGAAGGGCGTTGCCACCGTTGACGGGGAAGTAGCCTGCGAACTTGAGATGATGTTTGCCCTTGGAGAAAAAAGCGAATAA
- a CDS encoding DNA-directed RNA polymerase subunit beta, with amino-acid sequence MSEKELLQEQPTEETKTAEEQAAPRWVRVRLFPIWLRVLLFLVLFAGFLALGAVFGYAVIGDGKASDVFKAETWQHIADIVKKAK; translated from the coding sequence ATGAGCGAAAAAGAACTGTTGCAGGAGCAACCAACTGAAGAAACGAAGACAGCCGAGGAACAGGCTGCACCCAGATGGGTACGGGTACGCCTTTTCCCGATCTGGCTCCGCGTCCTTTTATTCCTCGTGCTGTTCGCCGGGTTTCTTGCCCTTGGAGCCGTTTTTGGATATGCCGTCATCGGTGACGGAAAAGCCTCTGATGTGTTCAAAGCCGAAACATGGCAGCATATTGCAGACATCGTCAAAAAAGCAAAATAA
- a CDS encoding flagellar hook-basal body protein — MNRTMVTATNTLGQLQKQMDLIGNNLSNADTTGYKKREATFSDLLVQQVNNQRVDRFEGGRLTPLGVREGSGARLSKTALNLTQGTLKATGRSLDFALKDERQFFKVDDGTDVRYTRDGAFYSTPMENGRSMLVNASGFPILDENDDPITFSDEASTFELGDNGVLSIIGPAGTENVDLGIVTIARPQFLEQLGGNLIGLRTDLGVTRNEVLTNLTGAGRTGISISQEALEASNVDVGKEMTDLLNVQRSYQFQTRSITMADQMMGLVNGIR; from the coding sequence ATGAACCGGACGATGGTGACAGCCACAAACACACTTGGTCAGCTTCAAAAGCAGATGGACTTGATCGGGAACAACCTATCGAATGCCGATACCACCGGCTACAAAAAGAGGGAAGCTACGTTTTCCGATCTACTGGTCCAACAGGTGAACAACCAGCGCGTGGACCGCTTTGAAGGCGGCAGACTCACTCCTCTTGGCGTCAGGGAAGGAAGCGGGGCACGACTATCCAAAACTGCTTTGAACCTCACACAGGGCACCCTGAAGGCTACGGGGAGGTCCCTGGACTTTGCCCTGAAGGATGAGCGTCAGTTCTTCAAAGTGGATGATGGAACCGATGTCCGCTATACGAGAGACGGTGCCTTCTACTCCACTCCCATGGAAAATGGCCGGTCCATGCTCGTGAATGCTTCGGGATTCCCGATCCTGGATGAGAATGATGATCCGATCACGTTCTCGGATGAAGCTTCCACCTTCGAGCTTGGCGATAATGGCGTGCTGAGCATCATAGGGCCAGCGGGGACCGAGAACGTAGACCTCGGCATTGTGACGATCGCCCGTCCCCAGTTCCTCGAACAACTCGGCGGTAATCTGATCGGACTGAGGACCGATCTAGGTGTGACCCGGAACGAAGTCTTGACGAATCTGACCGGTGCCGGGCGAACGGGCATTTCCATCAGCCAAGAGGCCCTGGAAGCATCGAACGTGGATGTGGGCAAGGAAATGACGGACCTGCTGAATGTCCAGCGTTCCTATCAGTTCCAGACACGATCCATCACCATGGCCGATCAGATGATGGGATTGGTCAACGGTATACGCTAA
- a CDS encoding flagellar hook-basal body protein yields MFRGFYTVASGMLSQQRKTEMLTNNISNANTPGYKADTAAMRAFPEMLMQRMDSTTVPTDNRLSLPLHRSIGSLNTGVYMQETIPTFTQGDLQETGNATDIALITGTLPDEGGAVLFTVEGDGGEERYTRNGNFTVNGNGFLTTNSGHYVLDGNGERIQLDSDEFSLGDNGEILVNGAQESSLGIAYTGNAQDLVKEGDGLFSSETALTPAQAGTFTMVQGQLERSNVDASRSMTDMLSSYRAFEANQKVLQAYDRSMDKAANEIGRVNG; encoded by the coding sequence ATGTTCCGAGGATTCTATACGGTGGCATCCGGCATGCTGTCACAGCAGCGGAAAACCGAAATGCTGACCAATAATATCTCCAATGCCAACACGCCGGGCTATAAAGCGGACACGGCTGCGATGCGGGCTTTCCCTGAAATGCTCATGCAACGCATGGACTCGACGACCGTCCCGACCGACAATCGACTGTCCCTTCCTCTTCACCGGAGTATCGGGAGCTTGAATACGGGTGTCTATATGCAGGAAACCATCCCGACCTTTACCCAAGGTGACCTGCAGGAAACGGGCAATGCCACGGATATCGCCTTGATTACGGGAACCCTTCCAGATGAGGGGGGAGCCGTCCTGTTCACCGTTGAAGGAGATGGCGGGGAAGAGCGATACACAAGAAATGGGAATTTCACAGTCAACGGCAACGGATTCCTCACTACCAATAGCGGGCACTATGTCCTTGATGGGAACGGGGAGCGGATCCAGCTTGATTCCGACGAATTCAGCCTTGGCGACAATGGGGAGATTCTGGTGAACGGAGCACAGGAGTCTTCACTTGGCATCGCCTACACAGGAAATGCGCAAGACCTGGTGAAAGAAGGGGACGGTCTTTTCTCTTCTGAAACAGCTCTGACCCCTGCTCAGGCAGGCACCTTCACCATGGTCCAGGGTCAGCTTGAACGATCGAACGTCGATGCGTCCAGGAGCATGACTGATATGCTTTCTTCTTACCGTGCGTTCGAGGCGAATCAGAAGGTCCTTCAGGCGTATGATCGCAGCATGGACAAAGCGGCGAATGAAATCGGGCGTGTGAATGGGTAG
- a CDS encoding rod shape-determining protein: MFAKDIGIDLGTANVLIHVKGKGIVLNEPSVVALDKNTNKVLAVGEEARRMVGRTPGNIVAIRPLKDGVIADFDVTEAMLKHFINKLNVKGFMSKPRILICCPTNITSVEQKAIKEAAEKSGGKKIYLEEEPKVAAIGAGMDIFNPTGNMVVDIGGGTTDVAVLSMGDIVTSQSIKMAGDKFDYEILNYIKREYKLLIGERTAEDIKIKIGTVFSENREGEMNEMDIRGRDMVSGLPRTLTVTAKEIEGALRESVAVIVQAAKNVLEKTPPELSADIIDRGVILTGGGALLHGMDTLLAEELKVPVLVAENPMDCVAVGTGLMLENIDKISRRKIG; encoded by the coding sequence ATGTTCGCGAAAGATATCGGTATCGATTTAGGTACAGCAAATGTATTGATTCATGTAAAGGGGAAGGGGATCGTCCTTAACGAGCCTTCCGTCGTCGCGTTGGACAAGAATACGAATAAAGTATTGGCAGTAGGAGAAGAGGCGCGCCGCATGGTTGGCCGGACGCCTGGGAATATTGTCGCGATCCGCCCGCTTAAAGATGGGGTCATAGCAGACTTCGATGTAACAGAAGCGATGCTGAAGCATTTCATCAATAAGCTGAACGTGAAAGGATTCATGTCGAAGCCGCGCATCTTGATCTGCTGCCCGACAAACATCACGAGCGTCGAACAAAAAGCCATCAAGGAAGCAGCCGAGAAGAGTGGCGGCAAGAAGATCTACCTTGAAGAAGAGCCTAAAGTCGCAGCCATCGGAGCAGGCATGGACATTTTCAACCCGACCGGGAATATGGTCGTGGATATCGGAGGGGGAACCACGGATGTAGCGGTCCTTTCCATGGGCGATATCGTCACAAGCCAGTCGATCAAGATGGCAGGGGATAAATTCGATTATGAAATCCTGAATTATATCAAACGCGAGTACAAGCTCCTCATCGGTGAACGTACAGCGGAAGACATCAAGATCAAGATCGGTACGGTCTTCTCCGAAAATCGCGAAGGCGAGATGAATGAGATGGACATCCGCGGACGTGACATGGTATCAGGTCTTCCACGTACCCTTACCGTGACAGCAAAAGAAATTGAAGGGGCCCTTCGTGAATCAGTCGCTGTCATCGTCCAGGCAGCCAAGAACGTCCTGGAGAAGACTCCGCCAGAACTATCAGCGGATATTATCGACCGCGGTGTGATCCTGACAGGAGGGGGAGCGCTTCTTCACGGTATGGACACGCTTCTTGCGGAAGAATTGAAAGTACCTGTACTCGTAGCTGAGAACCCGATGGACTGTGTAGCGGTCGGAACGGGTCTGATGCTTGAGAATATCGATAAAATTTCACGCCGTAAAATCGGCTGA
- the spoIIID gene encoding sporulation transcriptional regulator SpoIIID — MHDYIKERTIKIGKYIVETKKTVRVIAKEFGVSKSTVHKDLTERLPEINPELANEVKTILDYHKSIRHLRGGEATKQKYRKEELHS; from the coding sequence GTGCACGATTACATCAAAGAGAGAACAATCAAGATTGGCAAGTATATCGTGGAGACAAAGAAAACCGTTCGCGTCATTGCGAAGGAGTTTGGCGTGTCCAAAAGTACGGTCCACAAAGATTTAACGGAACGGCTGCCTGAAATCAATCCGGAGCTTGCAAACGAAGTAAAGACAATACTGGATTATCATAAATCGATCCGACACTTAAGAGGAGGAGAAGCCACGAAGCAAAAATATAGGAAAGAAGAACTCCACAGCTGA